Proteins from one Triticum aestivum cultivar Chinese Spring chromosome 7A, IWGSC CS RefSeq v2.1, whole genome shotgun sequence genomic window:
- the LOC123146932 gene encoding polyadenylation and cleavage factor homolog 4 isoform X2 produces the protein MASAAAAAPVVGQVVERFRARLREEAGEEPGAAAVVGVYKEALAELTFNCKPIITELTIIAGQHAALAARGIADVICARILEVPVEQKLPSLYLLDSIVKNIGREYVEDFATRLQKVFCFAYREVHPKQHPAMRHLFRTWSQVFPSSVLQGIEDELQFSPSENKRPATTTIPRQPESLSPRPSHGIHVNPKYLEAQHQLKNGTKVDQLATRGRQMLDVAEDHINGLTTNSLRGFPSTSSKLQHVDIATSRRYPGNFGLQNGAISEYHSSENTLDPGRILAMSAPPWQQTNGLPLRIQAPQPSSTLNRLALPTDVEMPVKMLATGGPYDAMHVDLPLTNRSSPAPAPIEWPLHHHSQPPHNTKDIRGATDSLEVRPFIRHGVNSSVFVPRHLYDALDRKTVSTGNLAQPPYQHPDLLSSSQQNQGTNFGNQSQPHDVPQFHPHSHSHPPEAFRSFAPSMPIAPPQNPFQGQGGSAAVPPVTPLPNTFSVTPTVQPYGVSSVSSFALPPLHRGLPPASLQMGPSSSQVGGPTTYFSGILSNLMNHGVITLEPSSQPQDSVGVDFNVDLKVRNESVINALYQDLHRQCKTCGLRFKCQEEHRAHMDWHVTKNRNSKNRKQSSRKYFVTVGEWLRAAETVGNDGVPSFELTEPIPDRNEEKEMAVPADENQTTCALCQEPFEDFYSDETEEWMYKGAVYMNAPDGNIVGLQRSHLGPIVHSKCRSGPSNIS, from the exons ATGGCCTCCGCCGCTGCGGCGGCCCCAGTCGTGGGCCAGGTCGTGGAGCGGTTCCGCGCGcggctgcgggaggaggcgggagagGAGCCgggggcggccgcggtggtgggcGTCTACAAGGAGGCCCTCGCCGAGCTCACCTTCAACTGCAAGCCCATCATCACCGAGCTTACCATCATCGCGGGCCAGCACGCCGCGCTCGCCGCCAGGGGCATCGCCGACGTCATCTGCGCCCGCATCCTTGAG GTGCCAGTCGAGCAGAAATTGCCATCTTTGTATCTGCTAGATAGTATCGTGAAGAACATAGGACGAGAATATGTAGAGGACTTTGCCACTCGATTGCAGAAGGTATTTTGTTTTGCATACAGGGAAGTTCATCCCAAACAGCATCCTGCAATGCGACACCTCTTCCGTACCTGGTCGCAAGTGTTCCCTTCTTCTGTCCTTCAAGGGATCGAGGATGAGCTTCAGTTTTCTCCTTCAGAGAATAAGCGTCCTGCCACAACGACTATTCCGCGACAGCCAGAGTCGTTATCTCCTAGGCCATCTCATGGCATCCATGTAAATCCAAAGTATCTAGAAGCGCAACACCAACTCAAGAATGGTACCAAG GTGGATCAGCTAGCAACTCGAGGCAGGCAAATGCTTGACGTGGCGGAGGATCATATTAATGGGTTAACAACAAATAGTTTGCGGGGATTTCCTTCCACTTCTTCAAAGCTCCAG CATGTTGACATAGCCACTAGTAGGAGATATCCAGGCAATTTTGGTCTGCAAAATGGAGCTATTTCAGAGTACCATAGTTCTGAGAATACCCTTGATCCTGGAAGAATTCTTGCTATGTCAGCTCCACCGTGGCAGCAGACTAATGGCCTGCCTTTGCGAATACAAGCACCTCAACCTTCATCAACACTGAATAGGTTGGCACTGCCCACTGATGTTGAAATGCCTGTCAAGATGTTGGCCACTGGTGGTCCATATGATGCTATGCATGTAGACTTACCCTTGACTAATAGGTCCTCGCCTGCTCCTGCTCCCATAGAATGGCCTCTTCATCATCATAGTCAACCACCACATAATACAAAAGATATTAGAGGTGCAACAGATAGTCTTGAAGTTAGGCCATTTATCAGGCATGGAGTCAATTCATCTGTATTTGTTCCTCGGCATCTATATGATGCATTGGATCGGAAAACTGTAAGTACCGGTAACTTAGCTCAACCACCATACCAGCACCCAGATTTGTTGTCATCGAGTCAACAAAATCAAGGTACAAATTTTGGAAATCAATCTCAGCCTCATGATGTGCCACAGTTTCATCCTCATTCCCATTCCCATCCTCCGGAGGCATTTAGAAGCTTTGCCCCCAGCATGCCTATAGCTCCCCCCCAAAATCCATTCCAAGGACAAGGAGGTAGTGCAGCAGTACCACCAGTTACACCTCTACCAAACACCTTTTCTGTAACACCTACTGTGCAACCCTATGGTGTGTCGTCAGTGTCTAGTTTTGCTCTGCCTCCATTACATCGTGGCCTACCTCCTGCTTCGTTGCAGATGGGTCCATCTTCATCACAAGTTGGTGGGCCTACAACATATTTCTCTGGAATTTTAAGTAACCTTATGAATCATGGTGTAATTACACTGGAGCCTTCTAGTCAACCTCAG GACTCTGTTGGAGTTGACTTCAATGTAGACCTCAAGGTGCGGAACGAGTCTGTCATTAATGCTCTGTATCAGGATCTCCACAGGCAATGCAAAACGTGTGGCCTTCGTTTTAAATGCCAGGAAGAGCACCGTGCTCATATGGATTGGCATGTTACGAAAAACAGAAATTCCAAAAATCGCAAGCAATCTTCACGTAAATATTTTGTCACCGTGGGGGAATGGTTAAGAGCAGCAGAAACGGTAGGAAATGATGGTGTTCCTTCTTTCGAGCTCACGGAACCAATCCCTGACAGAAATGAAGAGAAAGAAATGGCTGTTCCTGCCGATGAAAACCAAACAACATGTGCTTTATGTCAAGAGCCATTTGAGGATTTCTACAGCGATGAAACTGAAGAGTGGATGTACAAAGGTGCAGTTTACATGAATGCACctgatggtaatattgttggtcTCCAGAGGTCGCATTTGGGGCCTATTGTCCATTCCAAATGTCGATCTGGCCCCAGTAATATTTCTTAG
- the LOC123146932 gene encoding polyadenylation and cleavage factor homolog 4 isoform X1: MASAAAAAPVVGQVVERFRARLREEAGEEPGAAAVVGVYKEALAELTFNCKPIITELTIIAGQHAALAARGIADVICARILEVPVEQKLPSLYLLDSIVKNIGREYVEDFATRLQKVFCFAYREVHPKQHPAMRHLFRTWSQVFPSSVLQGIEDELQFSPSENKRPATTTIPRQPESLSPRPSHGIHVNPKYLEAQHQLKNGTKVDQLATRGRQMLDVAEDHINGLTTNSLRGFPSTSSKLQRSMIPYTENPDQQETFQSRIGLIRRDMSRSPPPDVLPRNASPKRPLEMPQLSHSVLGHDPRRLPDRNGWFEWQHAFEDSAQRPSMSTLDEEYRKQSARELIDAYGNSQGNDADDRLPKMQRLESNGMASRSSAQKWLTSEEEEYTWEDMRPTLSRNRNNILSLPSSETLRAGFPGPNTGQLDSDIGMRSWRSQAPRPALNLEDRTGHVDIATSRRYPGNFGLQNGAISEYHSSENTLDPGRILAMSAPPWQQTNGLPLRIQAPQPSSTLNRLALPTDVEMPVKMLATGGPYDAMHVDLPLTNRSSPAPAPIEWPLHHHSQPPHNTKDIRGATDSLEVRPFIRHGVNSSVFVPRHLYDALDRKTVSTGNLAQPPYQHPDLLSSSQQNQGTNFGNQSQPHDVPQFHPHSHSHPPEAFRSFAPSMPIAPPQNPFQGQGGSAAVPPVTPLPNTFSVTPTVQPYGVSSVSSFALPPLHRGLPPASLQMGPSSSQVGGPTTYFSGILSNLMNHGVITLEPSSQPQDSVGVDFNVDLKVRNESVINALYQDLHRQCKTCGLRFKCQEEHRAHMDWHVTKNRNSKNRKQSSRKYFVTVGEWLRAAETVGNDGVPSFELTEPIPDRNEEKEMAVPADENQTTCALCQEPFEDFYSDETEEWMYKGAVYMNAPDGNIVGLQRSHLGPIVHSKCRSGPSNIS; this comes from the exons ATGGCCTCCGCCGCTGCGGCGGCCCCAGTCGTGGGCCAGGTCGTGGAGCGGTTCCGCGCGcggctgcgggaggaggcgggagagGAGCCgggggcggccgcggtggtgggcGTCTACAAGGAGGCCCTCGCCGAGCTCACCTTCAACTGCAAGCCCATCATCACCGAGCTTACCATCATCGCGGGCCAGCACGCCGCGCTCGCCGCCAGGGGCATCGCCGACGTCATCTGCGCCCGCATCCTTGAG GTGCCAGTCGAGCAGAAATTGCCATCTTTGTATCTGCTAGATAGTATCGTGAAGAACATAGGACGAGAATATGTAGAGGACTTTGCCACTCGATTGCAGAAGGTATTTTGTTTTGCATACAGGGAAGTTCATCCCAAACAGCATCCTGCAATGCGACACCTCTTCCGTACCTGGTCGCAAGTGTTCCCTTCTTCTGTCCTTCAAGGGATCGAGGATGAGCTTCAGTTTTCTCCTTCAGAGAATAAGCGTCCTGCCACAACGACTATTCCGCGACAGCCAGAGTCGTTATCTCCTAGGCCATCTCATGGCATCCATGTAAATCCAAAGTATCTAGAAGCGCAACACCAACTCAAGAATGGTACCAAG GTGGATCAGCTAGCAACTCGAGGCAGGCAAATGCTTGACGTGGCGGAGGATCATATTAATGGGTTAACAACAAATAGTTTGCGGGGATTTCCTTCCACTTCTTCAAAGCTCCAG AGATCTATGATACCGTATACTGAAAATCCTGATCAACAAGAAACATTTCAATCACGTATTGGATTGATAAGAAGAGATATGTCCAGATCACCACCTCCTGATGTGCTCCCTAGGAATGCATCCCCAAAAAGACCACTAGAGATGCCGCAGCTGTCTCATTCTGTATTGGGGCATGATCCTAGAAGATTGCCTGATAGAAATGGTTGGTTTGAATGGCAACATGCTTTTGAGGATAGTGCACAACGGCCTTCGATGAGCACGCTTGATGAAGAATATAGGAAACAAAGTGCAAGAGAACTTATTGATGCCTACGGAAATTCTCAAGGCAATGATGCTGATGATAGGCTTCCCAAGATGCAACGGCTAGAATCAAATGGCATGGCAAGTAGATCCAGTGCACAAAAATGGCTCACTTCAGAGGAAGAGGAGTATACTTGGGAGGATATGCGTCCAACTTTGTCCCGAAATAGAAACAACATTCTGTCTTTACCTTCCTCTGAAACTTTGAGAGCTGGATTTCCTGGGCCAAACACTGGGCAGCTGGATTCTGATATTGGGATGCGCAGCTGGCGAAGCCAGGCTCCTCGACCAGCACTAAATCTCGAAGACAGGACTGGT CATGTTGACATAGCCACTAGTAGGAGATATCCAGGCAATTTTGGTCTGCAAAATGGAGCTATTTCAGAGTACCATAGTTCTGAGAATACCCTTGATCCTGGAAGAATTCTTGCTATGTCAGCTCCACCGTGGCAGCAGACTAATGGCCTGCCTTTGCGAATACAAGCACCTCAACCTTCATCAACACTGAATAGGTTGGCACTGCCCACTGATGTTGAAATGCCTGTCAAGATGTTGGCCACTGGTGGTCCATATGATGCTATGCATGTAGACTTACCCTTGACTAATAGGTCCTCGCCTGCTCCTGCTCCCATAGAATGGCCTCTTCATCATCATAGTCAACCACCACATAATACAAAAGATATTAGAGGTGCAACAGATAGTCTTGAAGTTAGGCCATTTATCAGGCATGGAGTCAATTCATCTGTATTTGTTCCTCGGCATCTATATGATGCATTGGATCGGAAAACTGTAAGTACCGGTAACTTAGCTCAACCACCATACCAGCACCCAGATTTGTTGTCATCGAGTCAACAAAATCAAGGTACAAATTTTGGAAATCAATCTCAGCCTCATGATGTGCCACAGTTTCATCCTCATTCCCATTCCCATCCTCCGGAGGCATTTAGAAGCTTTGCCCCCAGCATGCCTATAGCTCCCCCCCAAAATCCATTCCAAGGACAAGGAGGTAGTGCAGCAGTACCACCAGTTACACCTCTACCAAACACCTTTTCTGTAACACCTACTGTGCAACCCTATGGTGTGTCGTCAGTGTCTAGTTTTGCTCTGCCTCCATTACATCGTGGCCTACCTCCTGCTTCGTTGCAGATGGGTCCATCTTCATCACAAGTTGGTGGGCCTACAACATATTTCTCTGGAATTTTAAGTAACCTTATGAATCATGGTGTAATTACACTGGAGCCTTCTAGTCAACCTCAG GACTCTGTTGGAGTTGACTTCAATGTAGACCTCAAGGTGCGGAACGAGTCTGTCATTAATGCTCTGTATCAGGATCTCCACAGGCAATGCAAAACGTGTGGCCTTCGTTTTAAATGCCAGGAAGAGCACCGTGCTCATATGGATTGGCATGTTACGAAAAACAGAAATTCCAAAAATCGCAAGCAATCTTCACGTAAATATTTTGTCACCGTGGGGGAATGGTTAAGAGCAGCAGAAACGGTAGGAAATGATGGTGTTCCTTCTTTCGAGCTCACGGAACCAATCCCTGACAGAAATGAAGAGAAAGAAATGGCTGTTCCTGCCGATGAAAACCAAACAACATGTGCTTTATGTCAAGAGCCATTTGAGGATTTCTACAGCGATGAAACTGAAGAGTGGATGTACAAAGGTGCAGTTTACATGAATGCACctgatggtaatattgttggtcTCCAGAGGTCGCATTTGGGGCCTATTGTCCATTCCAAATGTCGATCTGGCCCCAGTAATATTTCTTAG